Genomic window (Dolosigranulum savutiense):
GCTATGCGCTTTTACTTTAACAAAGGTCACCTCTATACGTGACTTTAACTGTTGGTAATAGCGAATATAATCTTGTGAAACTGGCTTATTGGCACGCCATTCACCGGTGGCCCATTTTTCGATACCGAGATAATCGTAGAAAATTGTTATCTCTGTGTAACCATGACGAATTCCCCACTGCATAGCATTTAAGCAGCCAAAGCATTCACCGGCAATTTGGAAACTTGTACTGTAACGGGAATCATTATCTGAATTGGCCAGTCGCGCTAATTCAATCCCGCCTTGAAGCAATACAACACCGTAGCTATAACGACCTGTTTTTTTGTCGTAAGAGCCGTCTACATAGGCTTGCAAACCAGTGTCGTTAGAAGTAGGAGGCTCAAGCCACTCTTCAGCCTCTTGTCGGGTAGAGAATGATTTATATTTAGCACTGGGGAACCCGTGTACGTGTTCTTTGGTCTCATTCCAAGTTGTATAAATACCGGGTTGTCGTCCGTGTTTTACTGCGTAGTATTTTTTCTTAGTCATCGAATGCTCCTTTACTGTATTTCTAATGTAGGAGAATTTTGGCCGATTGTCAAGGAAAATATGGGATAGAATGGATTGGACATAAGCTGTAGAAAGGAAAATAAAGATGATCATTGAATTTTGTGCGGAGAATTTTACCGATGTACCGGAAGCTCTGGACGCTGGAGCAAATCGAGTGGAGTTATGTGACAACTTAACTGTGGGAGGAACTACCCCATCGTTTGGTGTCATTAAAGCATCACAACAATATTGTGCGGGCCGTCATGTGCCAATTCGCGTCATGATTCGACCGCGTGGGGGAGATTTTGTTTATTCCGCCGTTGAATTAGAGATGATGCAAGAAGATATCAAGATGTGCCGTGACATTGGCGTGGAAGGATTGGCCTTTGGGTGTTTGACAGAAGCTAGAGAGCTGGATAAAGAAGCCATGCAGTTGTTGCTGTCAGAAGCAGGCAATCTGAAGGTCACTTGTCACATGGCATTCGATCATATTACTCCTGAACAACAAAAAGAAGCCTTGGACTGGTTAGTGGATCATGATGTGGATTGTATTCTCACACATGGTGGCGTTGATGGGACAGTGCTGGATAATGCTGCTCGTCTGAATGACTTAATTGAGTATGCAGATAGTCGGATTGACATATTGGTGGGTGGCGGTGTGAATTACCAGAACTTACCAGACGTGAGACAGCATATTGCGAGTGGAAATTTCCACGGTACAAAGATTGTGGATTATTAGACTATAAATATTGTCAGTATAAATGAAACCAGCAACTCCTATAAGTATAATTAGGGAATTGCTGGTTCTTCTATATTTGGTATGGGTAAGGGAGCGTTTTGTTCATAATTGAATGCTAGGCTATTCTTTCTCAATGAGGGTCACATGATATTTCGTTGCAATTATGATACTAACGGTAATGTAGTAAATCACCGTCATGATCAATCCCGCCATGATAAAAGATTGGTTACACAACAGCATAAATATGATAAACGCGATCAGGCTCGCTAGCGGGAATACAATAAATGTCGATGTAAAATTGAATGACTTACGGTTGATCATTATAATCACCTCCTGATGAACATCAATTGTCTGCTTTTTATTCGCTTCCATCTATGTTACACTAACATTGTACATGATAAGCGAATAGATGTCCAGGCGATGTTTTGTATTGTGGACATCAGGAAGGTGTGATTTCCGTTAAAAGCTGGTAAGAAATTTAGATTATTATGACATCGCAATCAATTAACGCAAGCACAAGCATGCGCTGCAAGGTGCTCCGTATGATACGCACCAAGTTGATCAAATGTATAATTAACTTAAGCAAGTGAGGCATTGGCATAAGTATGAGATCAATCGGTTCAGGCAGACGCTCTCGAAATCGGAGTTTGCCTATAGATAGTTAATGAATGAGCAGCTGTTGTAGGGAATGTTTGCTGTTGTTATATTGTTATTTGTTAGATAGAAGAGAAGGAGTTGTTTATGAAAAAATACATGCTTATGGCTCTCTTCCTGGGGCTGTCCGGCTTTTTGATGGGGTGTGATTATATAGATAGTCAAGATCGGTCAGCAATAGAGAGTGTCCAGACGGGTCAGAATACAGATCCTGCGGGCGAGATTCCTCGTGCTGATGACTTGCCATTGGGAGAGCTGTATATAGAGATTAATGATAATATTCCCGTATTTGATTCTGAGTTATTGGAGGCGGCGGAGCCATTTTATGACTTGTCGCCACTGGATCAATTCGGTCGTGCACAAGCCGCAATTGCGCTACTCGATGAAGCATTATTGCCTCCAGAGCAGCGCGGGGATAATCCAACGTTTGAACCAAGTGGATGGAATCAAGCAAACTATAAAATAGTTTCAGGGAACTGGTTATATAATCGGTCGCACTTGTTAGGTTGGCAGCTAACGGGGAATAATGAGTATGAAAACTTCATCACGGGCACGCGTCAATTCAATGCGGAAGGGATGTTGCCGTTTGAGAACTTTGTCGCTCATGTGGTCGAACAAGGGATGCGTGTCGTCTACAGTGTCACACCAATTTATGATAACGATAACCTCGTGCCACATGGGGTGCAAATGATGGGCTGGTCGCAAGATGATAATGGTGGAACATTGCAATTCAATATCTTTGTCCCCAATGAACAAGCTGGTGTGATGATTGATTATAGTGATGGAAGCAGTCGCTTAGAATAATAGCATAAACTGAAAGCTCCTGTTATTCAGGGGGCTTTTTTTAGAATAAAACCGAATAATAATTGATGATTATCAAAAAAACATTCATAAAAACATTGAAAACCGAATGAAATTAATGTATATTAATAGAAAGAGATGATAAATAATTAAAAAACGAATGGAGCGATAAGATGTCTCAAACAACATCAGCACATAAGACACAAGAATTAGCCTATGGTGTGCAGGACCGGCCGCCATTAGGAATAACCATTATATTAGCATTACAGCATATCTTAGCAGCTTTTGCGGGAATTATTGCTGTGCCACTCGTGGTTTCGGGGGCATTAGGATTTGACGTTGAGCAAACGGGCGTGATTGTGAGTGCGACAATTTTTGCTGCAGGGGTGGCGACCATTATTCAATCGTACGGTATTGGCCCAATTGGAGCACGTCTTCCCGGTATGATGGGAACAGATTTTACCTTTGTGAATCCTCAAATCAGTGTCGGAGCACAATTTGGAATGCCGGGAATTATTGGGGCAACAATTGGTGGATCGATTGTTGAAGCGGTGTTGAGTCGTTTTATCAAACCATTGACAAAATTTTTCCCTCCACTCATTACAGGGACGGTTGTTGCCTTAATTGGAATTACGTTATTGCCTGTTTCGATTGATTGGGCGGCAGGTGGTGTAGGGGCTGAAGATTACGGCTCACTGCAAAATATTACGGTTGCCTTTATTATTATGCTATTTACTTTATTTTTGAATCATTATGGGAAAGGTATTGCAAGTACAGCGTCAGTATTTATTGGCATGGTCTTTGGTTATTTAATTTGTTTACCACTAGGAATGGTTGATTTAACAGCTGTCGGTGAAGCTGACTGGTTTGCATTGCCTAATATTTTTCGTTACGGAGTCGTATTTGATCCAGCCTCAATTCTTTCTTTTGTTCCAGCTTATGTGGTCTCAATGATCGGAACATTTGGTATTATGATGGCGATTGGAGAAGCGGCAAATGAGCCAGTGCACAGTGAACAAACAGCTGGTGGAGTATTGGCGGATGCAGTGGGCTCACTGTTGGCTGGAGTTTTCGGTGCGGGGCCCAATACTGCCTTCTCCCAGAATGTGGGA
Coding sequences:
- a CDS encoding ribonuclease H family protein, translated to MTKKKYYAVKHGRQPGIYTTWNETKEHVHGFPSAKYKSFSTRQEAEEWLEPPTSNDTGLQAYVDGSYDKKTGRYSYGVVLLQGGIELARLANSDNDSRYSTSFQIAGECFGCLNAMQWGIRHGYTEITIFYDYLGIEKWATGEWRANKPVSQDYIRYYQQLKSRIEVTFVKVKAHSGVEMNELADQLAKKALKQ
- a CDS encoding copper homeostasis protein CutC; translated protein: MIIEFCAENFTDVPEALDAGANRVELCDNLTVGGTTPSFGVIKASQQYCAGRHVPIRVMIRPRGGDFVYSAVELEMMQEDIKMCRDIGVEGLAFGCLTEARELDKEAMQLLLSEAGNLKVTCHMAFDHITPEQQKEALDWLVDHDVDCILTHGGVDGTVLDNAARLNDLIEYADSRIDILVGGGVNYQNLPDVRQHIASGNFHGTKIVDY
- a CDS encoding DNA/RNA non-specific endonuclease, translated to MKKYMLMALFLGLSGFLMGCDYIDSQDRSAIESVQTGQNTDPAGEIPRADDLPLGELYIEINDNIPVFDSELLEAAEPFYDLSPLDQFGRAQAAIALLDEALLPPEQRGDNPTFEPSGWNQANYKIVSGNWLYNRSHLLGWQLTGNNEYENFITGTRQFNAEGMLPFENFVAHVVEQGMRVVYSVTPIYDNDNLVPHGVQMMGWSQDDNGGTLQFNIFVPNEQAGVMIDYSDGSSRLE
- a CDS encoding nucleobase:cation symporter-2 family protein, with protein sequence MSQTTSAHKTQELAYGVQDRPPLGITIILALQHILAAFAGIIAVPLVVSGALGFDVEQTGVIVSATIFAAGVATIIQSYGIGPIGARLPGMMGTDFTFVNPQISVGAQFGMPGIIGATIGGSIVEAVLSRFIKPLTKFFPPLITGTVVALIGITLLPVSIDWAAGGVGAEDYGSLQNITVAFIIMLFTLFLNHYGKGIASTASVFIGMVFGYLICLPLGMVDLTAVGEADWFALPNIFRYGVVFDPASILSFVPAYVVSMIGTFGIMMAIGEAANEPVHSEQTAGGVLADAVGSLLAGVFGAGPNTAFSQNVGLVALTKVASRHVMIVAGIMLAGLGVFPKLSALISVMPQPVLGGVGVIMFGLVAAQGLKVLSQINLGDRELLIISVAFALGIGVTVRPDVLNGLPAAIQMILSSGISTGTLAALILNIVLKK